One Candidatus Kaelpia imicola genomic region harbors:
- a CDS encoding HDIG domain-containing protein codes for MKVRERKKILKLRKRKGTGDSLSLKFFVRPLIILSTAVLITAIYYLGEEISQFSLREGDIALRNVFAPFNFSYSVGIDKDKTEAAKERARLNSGEVYLFDKNVPLVVLDKIKKVFDYIPSVFTEEENLHLPEELISFMPQKLNFKDLRALREYNLDLILKEMSEPLEEFYKNSYVISGSNFSRFILSEAKYLYVKSGSDYVQVSRDSLKIAALSKAKDILSSEFRKVLKFRNRELIISLISWNLEPNIIFSEGETEAFRKRAEKNVKDIDIRKYIKKNESILSKGEHIDKEDLIKIREINSKFGDKKLPAVLGIFIFSLLFLSLITISYKYFNPKFYQNVSQLILVSLVILLTVAISKIVVLSPLPSYLIPVAMGPMLIAVLVSFPVAVKVSIFVAIISGIIIGDNIVPAVCFLIGSLAGIMAMKDTRNRYQLLKAGIAVSGAQFVALFGLGLAFGMDNYILLREGLMVVSSGILAAFFALGLLPILEHIFKIITNISLLEYSDLNHPLLKELLIKAPGTYHHALIVSSLAEQAAESVGANPLLARVGSYFHDIGKLEKPEYFSENVSLKKKDKSKHEKLSPSMSSLIITNHAKKGIELAQSYKLPSAIVDFIEQHHGTSLVYYFYHKALENKSPQDIKEEQFRYPGPRPQTKEVAIVSLADAVEAATRSLQDPTSARIKGLVKEVINNKFIMGELDECELSFKDLHKIENVFTRLSVSIHHGRIEYPNGKK; via the coding sequence ATGAAGGTAAGAGAGAGAAAGAAGATACTAAAACTTCGTAAACGAAAAGGAACTGGAGACTCTTTAAGCTTAAAGTTTTTTGTCCGGCCTTTAATAATATTAAGTACTGCAGTTTTAATTACCGCAATATATTATCTGGGTGAAGAGATATCTCAGTTTAGCTTAAGAGAAGGAGATATAGCCTTAAGAAATGTATTTGCTCCTTTTAACTTTAGCTATAGCGTCGGCATAGATAAGGATAAAACAGAAGCAGCAAAAGAGAGAGCTAGATTAAATTCGGGAGAGGTCTATCTTTTTGACAAGAACGTGCCGCTGGTTGTTTTGGATAAGATTAAAAAAGTCTTTGATTATATACCCTCTGTTTTTACCGAAGAAGAGAATCTGCACTTGCCTGAAGAGCTGATATCTTTTATGCCTCAGAAGCTGAACTTTAAAGATCTCCGTGCTTTAAGAGAGTACAACCTGGATTTGATCTTAAAAGAGATGTCTGAGCCGTTGGAAGAGTTCTACAAGAACAGCTATGTTATCTCCGGCTCTAATTTCTCAAGGTTTATCTTATCAGAAGCTAAGTATCTCTATGTAAAGTCCGGCAGTGATTATGTCCAGGTTTCCAGAGATAGCTTGAAAATAGCCGCTCTAAGTAAAGCCAAGGATATTCTTTCTTCAGAGTTTAGGAAGGTACTCAAGTTTAGGAACAGAGAATTGATAATAAGTTTAATATCTTGGAACTTGGAACCCAATATAATATTTTCTGAAGGAGAGACAGAGGCGTTTAGAAAAAGAGCAGAGAAGAATGTAAAGGATATAGATATACGTAAGTATATCAAAAAGAATGAGAGTATTCTCTCGAAAGGTGAACATATAGATAAAGAGGATTTGATTAAAATTAGAGAGATTAACAGTAAGTTTGGAGATAAAAAACTTCCTGCAGTTTTAGGTATATTTATCTTCTCTTTACTCTTTCTTTCCCTAATTACTATCTCTTATAAGTATTTCAATCCCAAGTTCTATCAAAATGTTTCTCAACTAATTTTAGTCTCTTTGGTTATCTTGCTTACAGTAGCTATCTCTAAAATAGTAGTGCTATCTCCGTTGCCCAGTTATTTAATCCCTGTTGCTATGGGGCCTATGCTGATAGCTGTTCTGGTCTCTTTTCCAGTTGCGGTAAAAGTCTCAATCTTTGTCGCTATTATAAGCGGTATCATAATAGGGGATAATATAGTACCTGCGGTATGTTTTCTCATCGGTTCTCTTGCCGGTATCATGGCCATGAAAGATACCCGTAACCGTTATCAGCTTCTCAAAGCCGGAATAGCTGTCTCGGGTGCTCAATTTGTTGCTCTATTCGGACTGGGACTGGCCTTTGGCATGGATAATTATATTCTTTTGAGAGAAGGTTTAATGGTTGTATCAAGCGGAATCTTGGCAGCTTTCTTTGCGCTGGGATTATTGCCTATCTTAGAACATATCTTTAAGATTATAACCAATATAAGCCTTTTAGAGTACTCAGATTTAAATCACCCATTATTAAAAGAACTTTTAATAAAAGCCCCCGGGACCTACCATCATGCTCTTATTGTAAGCAGTCTTGCTGAGCAGGCTGCGGAATCAGTTGGAGCTAATCCGCTTTTGGCCAGAGTCGGCTCCTACTTTCATGATATTGGAAAGTTGGAAAAACCTGAATATTTCTCCGAGAATGTATCTTTAAAGAAAAAAGATAAGTCTAAACATGAAAAACTTTCTCCCTCTATGAGTAGTTTAATAATTACAAATCATGCTAAAAAAGGTATAGAGCTTGCGCAGTCATATAAGTTGCCTTCGGCAATAGTGGATTTTATTGAACAACATCACGGGACTTCTTTAGTCTATTATTTTTATCATAAGGCTTTGGAAAATAAATCTCCCCAAGACATAAAAGAAGAGCAGTTTAGGTATCCGGGCCCTAGACCTCAAACAAAAGAGGTTGCAATAGTCTCTTTAGCCGATGCTGTTGAAGCAGCTACGAGAAGCCTTCAGGATCCAACTTCTGCCCGTATAAAAGGCCTAGTAAAAGAGGTAATCAATAACAAGTTTATTATGGGTGAGCTTGATGAATGTGAGCTGTCCTTTAAAGATTTGCATAAGATCGAAAATGTTTTTACCAGATTGAGTGTTAGTATACACCACGGAAGAATTGAATATCCTAATGGCAAAAAATAG
- the aspS gene encoding aspartate--tRNA ligase encodes MLRTHYCGELRREDKDKKVVLAGWVYRIREHGKVTFIDLRDREGLIQVVCVPSILKDSVSVVKELTKEDVVSIRGTVNERPQGTINESIPTGEVELLASEIKLLNKCNDLPFDIESETEVSEDLRLKYRYLDLRREELKKNFIFKNRVTKSIRDFLHQKGFLDIETPILTKSTPEGARDFLVPARLRSGSFYALPQSPQLFKQILMIAGFDKYYQIARCFRDEDLRADRQPEFTQLDLEISFVDEEDIFNLIEELLRYLFKEVLNYELKIPFPRLSYGEAMERYDSDKPDLRTEKNDFCFLWLKDFPLFNFNAEEDRWDMEHHPFTAPHPEDIDLIGKDMGKIRARSYDLILNGVELGSGSIRIHQRELQRKIFEAIGMEDKDAERKFGFLLKALDSGAPPHGGFALGLDRMLALILGKDSIRDVIAFPKTQRGICLLTDAPSHVDVDQLLELKIKTLKEERDG; translated from the coding sequence TTGCTAAGGACTCATTATTGCGGAGAGCTTCGGAGAGAAGATAAAGATAAGAAGGTTGTTTTAGCCGGCTGGGTCTATAGGATAAGAGAACATGGTAAGGTCACATTTATCGACCTGCGTGATAGGGAAGGTCTTATCCAGGTTGTATGTGTTCCCAGCATCTTAAAAGATAGTGTAAGTGTTGTTAAAGAGTTAACCAAAGAGGATGTTGTCTCTATTAGAGGTACTGTGAATGAGAGGCCTCAGGGTACAATAAATGAAAGTATTCCAACCGGAGAGGTTGAACTGTTGGCGTCAGAGATTAAATTACTTAATAAATGTAATGACCTCCCTTTTGACATAGAATCAGAGACAGAAGTATCTGAGGACCTGCGTCTTAAGTATAGATATTTAGATTTAAGAAGAGAGGAGTTAAAGAAAAACTTTATTTTTAAAAATAGAGTTACCAAAAGTATTAGAGATTTTCTTCACCAGAAAGGGTTCTTAGATATAGAGACTCCGATACTTACAAAGTCTACACCCGAAGGAGCTAGGGATTTTCTGGTACCTGCTCGTCTACGTTCGGGCAGTTTCTATGCATTGCCTCAATCTCCCCAGCTATTTAAGCAGATTCTGATGATTGCAGGGTTTGATAAGTATTACCAGATAGCAAGGTGTTTTAGGGACGAGGATCTAAGAGCTGATAGGCAACCTGAGTTTACACAACTTGATTTAGAGATAAGCTTTGTAGATGAAGAGGATATCTTCAATCTCATAGAAGAGTTGTTAAGGTATCTCTTTAAGGAGGTGTTGAATTATGAACTGAAGATTCCTTTTCCACGTCTCTCTTACGGAGAAGCTATGGAGAGATATGATTCAGATAAGCCGGATCTAAGAACAGAAAAAAATGATTTTTGCTTCCTCTGGCTAAAAGATTTTCCATTATTTAATTTTAATGCCGAAGAAGATAGATGGGATATGGAACACCATCCTTTTACTGCGCCTCATCCGGAGGATATAGATCTTATAGGCAAAGATATGGGTAAAATTCGGGCTAGGTCATATGATTTGATTCTTAATGGTGTTGAGTTGGGTAGCGGCAGCATTAGAATACACCAGAGAGAATTACAGAGAAAGATTTTTGAAGCCATAGGAATGGAGGATAAAGATGCAGAGCGTAAGTTTGGTTTTCTATTAAAGGCTTTGGATTCCGGTGCACCGCCTCATGGCGGTTTTGCTCTGGGGCTGGATAGAATGCTTGCTTTAATATTAGGGAAGGATAGCATTAGGGATGTAATAGCTTTTCCTAAGACTCAGCGCGGTATCTGTCTTTTAACTGATGCCCCTTCTCATGTTGATGTTGACCAGCTACTGGAATTAAAAATAAAAACGTTGAAGGAGGAGAGAGATGGATAA
- the hisS gene encoding histidine--tRNA ligase — translation MNYRRLRGTEDIYGSKVEVWHKVEAIAREIFELYGYKDIRTPLIEYTELFKRSIGENTDIIEKEIFQFQDNSQRLISLRPEATASIVRAYLENSLYQRPGVAKFYYSGAMFRAERPQRGRKRQFHQLGVEAIGSLYPEMDAEVILLAQKFFDLLGIKDCITELNTLGCRKDKNGISDYLRREIKDSLGDLCPSCQERYDRNIFRVLDCKNPTCREKISRLNVDIKNAVCKDCLKHYQDLKDMLDLLGLKYVENKHLVRGLDYYTCTVFEISHPGLGAQNTIAAGGRYDNLVEDMGGSATGAVGFALGVERLITALNEKTDCSKSLDVFIILQDRGLIDQALLRLVELRDNGVSADMDYESRSLKSQMRLANEKRSRFVLIIGKEEDKQGVYSLKDMKAHQQQKIKKRDILGVIKGGLNC, via the coding sequence ATGAATTATAGAAGGTTGCGAGGTACAGAAGATATATATGGGTCTAAGGTTGAGGTTTGGCATAAGGTTGAGGCTATTGCCAGGGAGATTTTCGAACTCTACGGGTATAAGGATATAAGAACACCTTTAATCGAGTATACAGAGTTATTCAAGCGCAGCATCGGTGAGAATACCGATATTATAGAGAAAGAGATTTTTCAATTTCAGGATAATTCCCAGAGACTCATATCTCTAAGACCGGAGGCTACTGCCTCTATTGTCAGAGCATATCTTGAAAATAGTCTTTATCAAAGACCTGGAGTGGCAAAATTTTATTATTCAGGGGCAATGTTTAGGGCTGAGAGGCCTCAGAGAGGACGGAAGAGGCAGTTTCATCAATTAGGCGTTGAAGCTATAGGTTCTCTATATCCTGAGATGGATGCAGAGGTTATATTATTGGCTCAGAAGTTTTTTGATCTTCTTGGAATTAAAGATTGTATTACAGAGCTTAACACTTTAGGCTGCAGGAAAGATAAGAATGGGATATCCGATTATTTAAGGAGAGAGATCAAAGATAGTCTTGGAGATCTCTGTCCCAGCTGTCAGGAGAGATACGATAGAAATATTTTCAGGGTCTTGGATTGCAAAAACCCTACTTGTAGAGAAAAGATATCAAGGTTGAATGTCGATATTAAAAATGCTGTTTGTAAAGATTGTTTAAAGCATTATCAGGATTTAAAAGATATGCTTGACCTGTTAGGTCTTAAATATGTGGAGAATAAACATTTGGTCAGAGGTTTAGACTATTATACCTGCACTGTATTCGAGATATCCCATCCAGGTTTGGGTGCTCAGAATACCATAGCTGCGGGGGGGCGGTATGACAATTTGGTAGAAGATATGGGCGGTTCTGCCACTGGAGCTGTCGGTTTTGCTCTAGGAGTAGAAAGGTTGATAACGGCGCTTAATGAAAAGACGGATTGTTCTAAGAGTCTGGATGTTTTTATTATTCTGCAAGATAGAGGTTTAATAGATCAGGCTTTGCTCAGGCTTGTTGAGCTTAGGGATAATGGTGTCTCAGCAGATATGGATTATGAGAGCAGGTCATTAAAATCACAGATGCGGTTGGCTAACGAGAAAAGATCTAGATTTGTTCTAATAATAGGCAAAGAAGAGGATAAGCAGGGGGTCTATTCTTTAAAAGATATGAAAGCACATCAGCAGCAAAAAATAAAAAAGAGAGATATTTTAGGCGTTATCAAAGGAGGTTTAAATTGCTAA
- a CDS encoding diacylglycerol kinase, whose amino-acid sequence MKKRTFTVRLNNAVEGLIGVFKEHRIVRLYLLISSLVFAVGVFLGLGRVELLFLTMVLGLILFAEMINSCIEMVLDFVHPDYSKNLGKIKDMLAGTVLFMGVVSFFIIYLLLSPYLETSLPRGFDRLKGAHWYITFFTLAIVGAIVIISKTFFQKGTPLRGGIPSGHAAMSFSIWTIITLLEANALLSVLIFVMAVIIAASRIKEGIHSLWEIVLGGLVGFLVTLTIFQIFSG is encoded by the coding sequence ATGAAAAAAAGAACTTTTACTGTGCGGTTAAATAATGCAGTTGAAGGATTGATAGGAGTTTTCAAAGAGCACAGAATAGTACGTTTATACCTTCTTATAAGCAGCCTTGTTTTTGCAGTGGGTGTTTTTCTTGGATTGGGTAGAGTGGAGCTGCTTTTTCTTACCATGGTTCTTGGACTTATACTCTTTGCTGAGATGATTAATTCCTGCATTGAGATGGTGCTTGATTTTGTACATCCTGATTATAGTAAAAATCTGGGTAAGATTAAAGATATGCTTGCAGGTACGGTTCTGTTTATGGGGGTAGTTTCGTTTTTTATAATCTATCTCTTGCTTAGTCCTTACCTGGAAACTTCTCTGCCTAGAGGTTTTGATAGGTTAAAAGGGGCTCATTGGTATATTACCTTTTTTACCCTTGCTATAGTAGGTGCTATAGTTATAATAAGCAAAACTTTCTTCCAGAAAGGTACTCCGCTTCGGGGCGGTATTCCATCAGGACACGCTGCTATGTCTTTCTCTATTTGGACTATCATAACATTACTTGAGGCAAATGCATTGCTCTCAGTATTGATATTTGTCATGGCAGTAATAATTGCAGCAAGCAGGATTAAAGAGGGTATTCACTCATTATGGGAGATAGTACTCGGAGGTTTGGTAGGTTTTTTAGTAACGCTTACTATATTTCAGATATTTAGCGGCTAA
- a CDS encoding LysM peptidoglycan-binding domain-containing protein, which produces MDKKIPFLILIAVLCFSLGCISVGTREIIMPDQEMIGNQGYLDGSPSSIYRGREVKKKKIYDIEIEIPDLFQEKTSFSYDQTIWGNQGYLQKENAEMSRIYVAPKKKSLPVIELEEVYESEDDIEPLSSYSQEPAEPDRVEYMDYVVVEGDSLWIIAKRVYGDAAKWDLISDNNQDVLKGRKYLKPGMILKLPVLDENRVQYIK; this is translated from the coding sequence ATGGATAAAAAAATACCGTTTTTAATTTTAATAGCAGTTCTATGTTTCTCTTTAGGTTGCATAAGTGTGGGAACGAGAGAGATCATAATGCCTGATCAAGAGATGATAGGTAATCAGGGTTATCTGGATGGTTCTCCTTCATCAATATATAGGGGGAGAGAGGTTAAAAAGAAAAAGATTTACGATATAGAGATAGAGATTCCAGATCTGTTTCAGGAAAAAACAAGTTTTTCTTACGATCAAACCATATGGGGTAACCAAGGGTATCTTCAAAAAGAAAATGCCGAGATGTCCCGTATCTATGTTGCCCCGAAAAAGAAATCTCTTCCTGTCATAGAGTTAGAAGAGGTATATGAGAGTGAAGATGATATAGAGCCCCTAAGTTCATATTCTCAGGAGCCTGCAGAGCCTGATAGAGTCGAATATATGGATTATGTAGTAGTTGAGGGGGATAGCCTCTGGATTATTGCAAAGAGAGTTTATGGTGATGCGGCAAAATGGGATCTTATATCCGATAATAATCAGGATGTTTTAAAAGGCCGCAAGTATCTTAAACCTGGAATGATATTGAAGCTGCCTGTTTTAGACGAGAATAGAGTTCAGTATATAAAATGA
- the ybeY gene encoding rRNA maturation RNase YbeY, translating into MAKNSFNIVIDSKDSPFKKSKIAFYFERIIGVLPEARSLSWSIAVVSDKDMKRLNRSYRSKDKTTDVLAFFYSDGDPQAEIIISSEMAVRNAPYYSNSPEEEFLTYLIHGVLHILGYNDIRKGQKDLMFKKQSDILKKIL; encoded by the coding sequence ATGGCAAAAAATAGTTTTAATATTGTTATAGATAGTAAAGATTCGCCCTTCAAGAAGAGTAAGATCGCTTTTTATTTCGAGAGAATAATAGGAGTTTTGCCTGAAGCTAGAAGTCTCTCTTGGAGTATTGCGGTAGTATCGGATAAGGATATGAAAAGATTAAACAGGAGCTATAGAAGTAAAGATAAGACTACGGATGTACTGGCTTTCTTCTATTCTGACGGAGATCCTCAAGCAGAGATTATCATATCTTCAGAGATGGCGGTTAGGAATGCTCCTTACTATAGCAACTCTCCCGAGGAGGAGTTTTTAACTTATTTGATCCACGGGGTATTGCATATTTTGGGATATAATGATATAAGGAAAGGTCAAAAAGATTTAATGTTTAAAAAGCAGAGTGATATTTTAAAGAAGATACTATGA
- a CDS encoding PhoH family protein, protein MKEKLLEFEDSKVAQALAGRFDDNVKLIEKELGLDIIPRGNGFILKGKDSEIKQAEKLLQELAFAVDRESYLRKHDIIYALKLLDKNAEAIHEVYLDKIEVYSKKQYVTPKTEKQKEYLDAIKDYDIVFSIGPAGTGKTYLAMAMAVNALKKQEVSRIILARPAIEAGEKLGYLPGGIQDKVSPYLRPLYDALYDMMEPSMIEDYIDMGIIEVAPLAYMRGRTLNDAFIILDEAQNSTPEQMKMFLTRLGFESKAVITGDITQSDLPNGVISGLVRAVDILEAIDEIKFIYLSRDDVVRHELVQQILEAYEAYEGKREKEDTKTS, encoded by the coding sequence ATGAAAGAGAAGCTCTTGGAGTTTGAAGATAGCAAGGTTGCTCAGGCGCTTGCCGGTCGTTTTGATGATAATGTTAAATTGATCGAGAAAGAGTTGGGTTTAGATATTATACCTCGCGGTAATGGTTTTATACTAAAAGGTAAGGATAGTGAAATAAAACAAGCTGAGAAGTTGCTCCAAGAACTGGCTTTTGCTGTAGATAGAGAATCCTATCTGCGTAAACACGATATAATCTATGCTTTAAAATTGTTAGACAAGAATGCTGAGGCTATCCATGAAGTATACTTAGATAAAATAGAGGTATATTCAAAGAAACAATACGTCACTCCTAAGACGGAAAAACAGAAAGAGTATCTGGATGCTATTAAGGATTATGATATTGTTTTTTCTATAGGGCCAGCGGGTACAGGCAAGACCTATCTTGCTATGGCCATGGCTGTAAATGCTCTTAAAAAGCAGGAGGTCTCGCGTATTATTTTAGCTAGACCTGCCATTGAAGCAGGAGAGAAGCTTGGTTATCTTCCGGGAGGCATTCAGGATAAAGTATCCCCTTATCTTAGGCCGCTCTATGATGCTCTATATGATATGATGGAGCCTAGTATGATAGAGGATTATATAGATATGGGTATTATAGAGGTTGCACCTCTTGCCTATATGAGAGGCAGGACTCTTAACGATGCTTTTATTATTTTAGATGAAGCACAAAATTCTACCCCCGAGCAGATGAAGATGTTTCTTACTAGGCTTGGTTTTGAGTCAAAGGCAGTGATTACAGGGGATATCACCCAGAGCGATTTGCCCAATGGTGTAATTTCAGGCTTGGTAAGAGCGGTGGATATATTAGAAGCTATAGATGAGATTAAATTCATATATCTTAGCCGTGACGATGTTGTAAGGCATGAACTAGTCCAGCAGATATTAGAGGCTTATGAGGCTTATGAAGGTAAGAGAGAGAAAGAAGATACTAAAACTTCGTAA
- a CDS encoding DUF502 domain-containing protein, with product MMFKRVRKYFLTGIATVLPLIITFWFLAWLFEIVDNVLLEPFFNYVQNYLGYPGIDIIIKVVLVLVLVLLLSFLGFLVSFLFFRRFLNFFEALFLKFPIVGKTYKSIKQISDAVMGEGRNVFKKVVLVEYPSDGKFCIGFMTAKAENILNKTAGFELITVFIPTTPNPTSGMLIYYPKEKIKYLDMTVEEGMRVVISAGTAIVSSDD from the coding sequence ATGATGTTTAAAAGAGTAAGAAAATATTTTTTGACTGGTATTGCTACAGTCTTACCGTTGATAATAACTTTTTGGTTTTTAGCTTGGTTGTTTGAAATAGTCGACAATGTTTTATTAGAGCCGTTTTTCAATTATGTTCAAAATTATTTAGGTTACCCCGGCATAGATATAATTATTAAAGTTGTTCTGGTATTGGTTCTGGTATTACTGCTCTCTTTCCTGGGCTTTCTGGTCAGTTTTTTATTCTTCAGAAGATTCTTGAATTTTTTTGAGGCCCTTTTTCTTAAATTTCCCATAGTAGGCAAGACTTATAAATCTATTAAGCAGATAAGCGATGCTGTTATGGGTGAAGGTAGGAATGTGTTTAAAAAAGTAGTTCTTGTTGAATATCCCTCTGACGGTAAATTCTGTATAGGTTTTATGACTGCCAAAGCAGAGAATATTTTAAATAAAACGGCTGGATTTGAGCTTATTACTGTCTTCATACCTACAACTCCTAATCCTACAAGCGGTATGTTAATCTACTATCCCAAGGAAAAGATTAAATATCTTGATATGACTGTTGAAGAGGGTATGAGAGTAGTTATTTCGGCAGGAACTGCAATTGTATCCTCAGATGATTGA